A window from Drosophila kikkawai strain 14028-0561.14 chromosome 2L, DkikHiC1v2, whole genome shotgun sequence encodes these proteins:
- the amos gene encoding basic helix-loop-helix transcription factor amos: protein MLTNNNELMEQFYYADDSPLPVLPEFLGNDAFQQLEQFMYQQEFSPSSGDSLSEGTANSCSMEQYYDDTPAVLELEHMLSVQEQQQQHHHLGKSQGARSTKYWAKQERSKPYEKHSAFVSSSGSCASSASSSSLPSPCGGEVLKKRRLAANARERRRMNSLNDAFDKLRDVVPSLGHDRRLSKYETLQMAQAYIGDLVTLLSRDY, encoded by the coding sequence ATGCTGACCAACAACAACGAGCTAATGGAGCAGTTCTACTACGCCGACGATTCGCCACTACCCGTCCTGCCAGAGTTCCTGGGCAACGACGCCTTTCAGCAGCTGGAGCAGTTCATGTACCAGCAGGAGTTCAGCCCCAGCAGCGGCGATAGCCTATCAGAGGGTACCGCCAACAGCTGCTCCATGGAACAGTACTACGACGACACCCCGGCTGTTCTGGAGCTGGAGCACATGCTGAGTgtccaggagcagcagcagcaacaccatcACCTGGGAAAGAGCCAGGGAGCCAGGAGCACGAAGTACTGGGCAAAGCAGGAGCGAAGCAAACCATACGAAAAGCACTCCGCCTTTGTTTCCTCGTCAGGATCCTGCGCCTCCTCCGCTAGCAGCAGCTCCTTGCCTTCCCCGTGCGGCGGCGAGGTCCTGAAGAAGCGGCGACTGGCGGCCAATGCCCGCGAACGGAGACGGATGAACAGCTTGAACGACGCCTTCGACAAGCTAAGGGATGTGGTGCCTTCGCTGGGCCATGACCGGCGGCTATCCAAGTACGAGACGCTGCAAATGGCGCAGGCGTACATCGGCGACTTGGTCACGCTACTGTCCAGGGACTACTGA